AGCAGCGCCGGGTCGCGAATCACCTGGAAGCTCCAGGGCTGCAGGTTGCAGGAGCTAGGCGCCAGCACGGCCAGTTCCAGGCAATCGCGGATCACCGCATCCGGCAGCAGCTCAGGGGTGAAACGGCGCACTGCACGGCGACTTTCGATCAGTGCACGCAGCTCGCCTGGTGAGGCCATGGCAGGCGGTTGCTCGTGGGGAAAGCTGGTCATGGGCGTACTCCTCGGCAGGTCGGCCGATTAAGCAAGCGGATGACGATGAGAACAAGGGGGCAAGGGGAAATGGCCGGGAATTTGGCCGATTAGCCTCACCTGCGCCCAGAATAGCGAGCGCAGGCGTTGCTACTTCAGAGGCCCAGGGCTTTTTCGATGACCTGGATCAAGGCCGGATCGTCCGGCGTGGTACGCGGAGAGAAACGCGCCAGCACACGACCGTCCTGGCCGACCAGAAATTTCTCGAAGTTCCAGGTGATATCACCGGGAAACTCGGCTCCCTCACCGGCCAGCAGGCGATAGAGCGGGTGACGAGCAGGGCCGTTGACCTCCAGTTTGCTGCCCAGCGGAAAGCTCACGCCGTAGTTGAGGCTGCAGAACGAACGGATCTCGTCCTCGCTGCCAGGCTCCTGGCCGGCGAACTGGTTGCACGGCACACCAAGCACGGTGAAACCATTGCCCTTGTACTGTTGATAGAGTTTTTCCAGCCCGGCGTATTGAGGGGTCAGGCCGCACTTGGAGGCTACGTTGACCACTAGCACTACCTGGCCCTTGTAGGGCGCCAACGGCAGTTCCTGACCGTCCAACGCACGCAGATTGAGATCGTGAAAAGCACTCATGACGAACTTCCTCAGCGAATTCAGTGCAACGGGCGCACGGCCCGGTAAATCCTGGAAGCGGCTGCAAGCGCACAGACCGCCATGCATGAAAAAGGCGCCCTGAGGCGCCTTTATCGCAAGCTTGAGCTTAGCAGCGGTTGCTCCACTCGGAACGACCGCAAGTCGCCTGACAGGCAACTTAGTGGTGGTGACCACCTTCGCCATGGATGTGACCGTGGGCCACTTCCTCTTCGCTGGCGTCACGCACGGCCACGACCTTGACCTTGAAGTTCAGGCGCTGGCCGGCCAGCGGGTGGTTGCCGTCGACAGTCACGTCGTCGCCGTCGATATCGCGGATGGTAACAATCTGAATGCTGCCGTCCGGGCCCGAAGCGTGGAACTGCATGCCCACTTCCAGGGTGTCGACGCCTTCGAACATGGCGCGGCTCAGGGTCGCGACCAGCTCGGCGCTG
The genomic region above belongs to Pseudomonas sediminis and contains:
- a CDS encoding glutathione peroxidase, which produces MSAFHDLNLRALDGQELPLAPYKGQVVLVVNVASKCGLTPQYAGLEKLYQQYKGNGFTVLGVPCNQFAGQEPGSEDEIRSFCSLNYGVSFPLGSKLEVNGPARHPLYRLLAGEGAEFPGDITWNFEKFLVGQDGRVLARFSPRTTPDDPALIQVIEKALGL
- a CDS encoding FKBP-type peptidyl-prolyl cis-trans isomerase, giving the protein MLIAANKAVSIDYTLTNDAGEVIDSSTGGAPLVYLHGAGNIIAGLEKALVGKQVGDELDVSVEPEEAYGEYSAELVATLSRAMFEGVDTLEVGMQFHASGPDGSIQIVTIRDIDGDDVTVDGNHPLAGQRLNFKVKVVAVRDASEEEVAHGHIHGEGGHHH